ATGCGACAAATGCTACCTTACTATCTTACACGGTCCACAAACAAGAAATACCACAAATCcaaaaagatgaaaatgaaaCACGAAAGAAGAATGAGATCTTTTCATGGCCACAAGTTCTCGATGTCACTTAGGCTCGGTTCTATGGTTGGTCCTGGGGAGTTATGGGCGACATTAGATTTCTCTTGTGTAGGTTTTGGGGAGTTATGAAAGGCAACAAACTTCTCTTGTGTAGAATTGTCTTGTGTAGGCCTATAGCATACCCCTTTCCAATGAATTTCTTCCTGAAATCAGGTAGAGACAATATCTAAGGATTTTCCTAACAAAGTACAAAAGATGATAACATGACATGATTTTTGTGACAGCGAAAATATATATCAAAGTTCACCTCAGAGTTGTCATGGAGAAACCGAACAGTGAAGATGCACTTGCAATCTGTCGCATCGTGTAGCCTCCTCTGGATTCTTACTACACGAGCATCAAAGTAGAGGCCATAATCACCCCTTTTCTGAGAAACACCAATAAAGGCCCAAAAGAGTACTAATAGTTAGGGAAATTCTAGAGGAGCTTAAAGGccacaaaagaaaatcaaaagccaTTATGGTTTATATGTTAGAAAAAATTCATGTGACTTTGCAAACATATCTATCATGTGGCCACTGGAGACGCAAATTAGGTAAATAAATTGTAGTGGAATAAAAGGGGAGAGGGTCCCTTACCAGGAAACATAGTACAAGATCTCCATCCTTCACCTTgggacactctgaaggttccaACGGGATAGATCTCTCTCGCATCTCGTTTTTCACATTCACCCACTCATCCTCCACCTTGCCAAAACCAACATATCGTACAAGAACTTCCTATAATTTGTATGTGACAAGATCAGTTAAATTTTAATCGGTTGTCCACAATATCCAAAAAATGAATCCACTGAACCAGTACATCTATCATAAGACGGTAGGATAACTTACAGTATTCAAAGGTATGGCAATATATGTTGCATAATGCATATTTTACTTTTCTATTCTTTTTTCAATGAATAAACATATCCTGATCAATACCATGAAATTACATTTAGAGACCATTCACAGATGTATTGTTTACATTTCTTCAGTGATGCCAAGGTAGTTCCACCTAAGGCATTAAGCCAAGGTGCCAGAAAGACCATCACCTTTAAAcgtttttaattttcttctgAGCATACTTTCACACATTAGCAAAGTGTTTTATCATTTTGTTCTTTAACTTAAAAATAGAACTTGTTTAAGTGTTTGACTCAGATAATAACTCGTTGTAAAGTGGTCAATAGTGTATAAAAGATAAGTAAGTTTGGATAAATAAATTTATGCTAAAACATGTTACATTGATTAAAATTACATTgttatcaatatttatttttcgtTTCCACAACATTAGACTGTACTTTGCtcaggaaaattattttttgtggTTCTTGCCTTAACTTGCTAGATTCCACTATCTTTCACCTTTTACTGCTTAGT
This is a stretch of genomic DNA from Lotus japonicus ecotype B-129 chromosome 1, LjGifu_v1.2. It encodes these proteins:
- the LOC130729429 gene encoding protein SAWADEE HOMEODOMAIN HOMOLOG 1-like → MNQAVDLSNKSVLRNESSTVLEGKRSANVSECVFASEARSKKDLAWHDVAMCRNFRYSRAGELEVLVRYVGFGKVEDEWVNVKNEMRERSIPLEPSECPKVKDGDLVLCFLKRGDYGLYFDARVVRIQRRLHDATDCKCIFTVRFLHDNSEEEIHWKGVCYRPTQDNSTQEKFVAFHNSPKPTQEKSNVAHNSPGPTIEPSLSDIENLWP